The following proteins are encoded in a genomic region of Herpetosiphonaceae bacterium:
- a CDS encoding vWA domain-containing protein: protein MPSYDHLSPEQLYRQGLQQYNRADWQGAIASFTELQAASDQYPDVEDLLANARLKLQFSGSELPPALPPPRAVVRPILVIAALLLVTVGAAYGFYLWSTPRMVAEALPPTPAPAPTATTIPTAVPTSTPTAEPTDVPLIAGTVVVTAAEGETFVNTPANIEIIVDASGSMLAKFADSDRQRWEVAQEALAALVNSGTISDQSSVVVRTYGRRRGNDCNDLEVAQGLSRYNAEALLNVISGIKPAVGGMTPLASSLRAASEDLQAAEGSTVVILVTDGLESCNGDPVAEAANFVKDTDQRKVHVIGFAIGDQEASDKLRQIAEQGKGLYFDANDSAQLAEALRQTIVLSYQIVTAEGEQVAAGTVGAEPVALEPGTYTLKINANPAIEKELIVKSGGDVVVSLRQGFGGLVAEIQEKTR from the coding sequence ATGCCATCGTATGATCATCTAAGCCCGGAGCAACTCTACCGGCAGGGCTTGCAACAGTATAATCGCGCCGACTGGCAGGGCGCCATCGCGTCATTCACCGAGCTACAGGCGGCCAGCGATCAATATCCCGATGTCGAGGATCTGCTGGCGAACGCGCGGCTTAAGCTTCAGTTTTCGGGCTCGGAGCTGCCGCCCGCGCTGCCGCCGCCGCGCGCGGTGGTGAGGCCGATCCTGGTGATCGCCGCGCTGCTGCTGGTGACGGTCGGCGCGGCCTACGGCTTTTATCTCTGGAGCACGCCGCGCATGGTAGCCGAAGCGCTGCCGCCGACGCCAGCGCCAGCGCCAACTGCAACGACGATCCCGACGGCGGTGCCGACTTCCACTCCGACAGCGGAGCCGACCGACGTGCCGCTGATCGCGGGAACGGTGGTCGTGACGGCGGCTGAGGGCGAGACGTTTGTTAACACGCCCGCGAACATCGAGATTATCGTCGATGCTTCGGGGAGCATGCTGGCGAAGTTTGCCGATAGCGACAGGCAGCGCTGGGAGGTGGCGCAGGAAGCGCTGGCGGCGCTGGTCAACTCAGGCACGATCTCCGATCAATCGTCGGTGGTGGTGCGCACGTACGGGCGGCGCAGAGGCAACGATTGCAACGATCTTGAGGTGGCGCAGGGCTTGAGCCGCTACAACGCCGAGGCGCTGCTCAACGTGATCTCCGGCATCAAGCCCGCTGTCGGCGGCATGACGCCCCTGGCATCGTCGCTGCGCGCGGCGAGCGAGGATCTGCAAGCGGCAGAGGGCAGCACGGTGGTGATCCTGGTGACGGACGGCCTGGAGTCGTGCAATGGCGATCCGGTGGCCGAGGCGGCCAACTTCGTCAAGGACACCGACCAGCGCAAGGTGCATGTGATCGGGTTTGCGATCGGCGACCAGGAGGCCAGCGATAAGCTGCGGCAGATCGCCGAGCAGGGCAAGGGCCTGTACTTCGACGCCAACGATAGCGCGCAGCTCGCCGAGGCGCTCCGCCAGACGATCGTACTGAGCTACCAGATCGTCACGGCGGAGGGCGAGCAGGTGGCGGCGGGCACCGTCGGCGCGGAGCCGGTGGCCCTGGAGCCGGGCACCTACACGCTCAAGATCAACGCCAACCCCGCGATCGAGAAGGAGCTGATCGTCAAGAGCGGCGGCGATGTCGTGGTCAGCCTGCGGCAGGGCTTCGGCGGTCTGGTGGCGGAGATTCAGGAAAAGACACGCTGA
- a CDS encoding type II secretion system F family protein translates to MMLPVIASILVSISILIVFVGLAALRPKGELQERMELYSGSAPASIEQHELQQPFSQRVLKPVALRGMRIFSWLLPNKRLATLHDRLQMAGSPGGLTTSDFVGLKGWTTMIMAGMFVAYLYLTGGKVSFLSMLLGVVFVGIGFLLPDIWLSRKISSRKLEITNALPDALDMLTISVEAGLSFEQGVSEIVSRWDHALSKELRRVLYEVGVGKSRREALERLSTRTAVPDVLSFVTAVNHAEELGTSLARVLNVQAQELRIRRRQRAQEAANKVPIKILFPMVFLIFPAMFAVILGPGIPRLVRALSAIIR, encoded by the coding sequence ATGATGCTTCCTGTCATCGCCTCAATCCTGGTTTCGATCAGCATCTTGATTGTCTTCGTCGGGCTGGCGGCGCTGCGTCCCAAGGGCGAGCTGCAAGAGCGGATGGAGCTGTACAGCGGCAGCGCTCCGGCGTCGATCGAGCAGCACGAGCTGCAACAGCCGTTCTCGCAGCGCGTGCTCAAGCCGGTGGCGCTCCGTGGCATGCGGATCTTTAGCTGGCTGCTGCCCAACAAACGGCTTGCCACGCTCCACGACCGGCTGCAAATGGCGGGTAGTCCGGGCGGCCTGACCACGTCGGATTTTGTCGGGCTGAAGGGCTGGACGACGATGATCATGGCCGGGATGTTCGTCGCCTACCTCTATCTCACCGGGGGAAAAGTCTCGTTTCTCTCGATGCTGCTCGGCGTGGTCTTTGTGGGCATTGGGTTCTTGCTGCCGGATATCTGGCTGTCGCGCAAGATCAGCAGCCGCAAGCTGGAGATTACCAATGCGCTGCCCGACGCGCTGGATATGCTGACGATCTCGGTCGAGGCCGGGCTCAGCTTCGAGCAAGGAGTCAGCGAGATCGTATCCCGCTGGGATCATGCCCTCTCGAAGGAGCTGCGGCGGGTGCTGTACGAGGTCGGCGTGGGCAAGTCGCGGCGTGAGGCGCTTGAGCGGCTGAGCACGCGCACCGCCGTTCCCGATGTGCTCTCGTTTGTCACTGCGGTCAATCACGCCGAGGAGCTGGGCACGAGCCTGGCGCGGGTGCTCAATGTCCAGGCGCAAGAGCTGCGCATTCGGCGGCGGCAGCGCGCGCAAGAAGCGGCGAACAAGGTACCGATCAAGATTTTGTTTCCAATGGTCTTTCTGATCTTCCCGGCGATGTTCGCGGTGATCCTTGGCCCCGGTATTCCACGGCTGGTTCGGGCGCTCAGTGCGATTATTCGGTAA
- a CDS encoding type II secretion system F family protein: MEMMLIAAAAFTGLAVFLAILGLNSLINASSEVDDRLEAYATMSAPFGLSADEQNGLGQRVSSYLNDRSFAGSIRASLARADVKLNVAEYLLIKITAVALPFLLLWLITGYMISGILFAVVGFLIPEFWLRIRERRRIREFTAQLPDTLALIVGGLRAGFSLQQSLLNVSKEAPEPTATEFMRMGQELQLGVPMQEALDGMVRRIKSQDLEMIVSVFKIHARVGGNLAMVLENVGSTIRERARLRREVQVITAQQRYASYVLGLLPIVLGMILMAINPGYMMEMFRWNIYLCIPIGAFLMTVAGFLVIRRIVDIKI, translated from the coding sequence ATGGAGATGATGTTGATCGCCGCCGCTGCCTTCACCGGCCTGGCCGTGTTTCTGGCGATCCTGGGCCTCAACAGCTTGATCAACGCAAGCTCGGAGGTTGACGATCGGCTCGAAGCATACGCGACGATGAGCGCGCCGTTTGGGCTGAGCGCCGATGAACAGAACGGCCTGGGCCAGCGTGTCAGCTCGTATCTTAACGATCGGTCGTTTGCCGGCAGCATTCGGGCCAGCCTGGCGCGGGCCGATGTCAAGCTGAACGTCGCGGAGTACCTGCTGATCAAGATTACCGCCGTGGCACTGCCGTTTCTGCTGCTGTGGCTGATCACCGGCTACATGATCAGCGGCATTCTCTTCGCGGTCGTCGGCTTTCTGATCCCCGAATTCTGGCTGCGCATCCGCGAGCGCAGGCGCATCCGCGAGTTTACGGCTCAGCTTCCCGATACGCTGGCGCTGATCGTCGGCGGTCTGCGGGCTGGATTTAGCCTTCAACAGTCGCTGCTCAACGTGAGCAAGGAAGCGCCGGAGCCGACCGCGACAGAGTTCATGCGCATGGGCCAGGAGCTCCAGCTTGGCGTTCCGATGCAGGAGGCGCTCGACGGGATGGTCCGGCGGATCAAGAGCCAGGATCTGGAGATGATCGTGAGCGTGTTCAAGATCCACGCGCGGGTCGGCGGCAACCTGGCGATGGTGCTCGAAAACGTCGGCTCGACGATCCGAGAGCGGGCGCGGCTGCGACGCGAGGTGCAGGTGATCACCGCGCAGCAGCGCTACGCGAGCTATGTGCTTGGCCTGCTGCCGATCGTGCTGGGCATGATCCTGATGGCGATCAATCCGGGCTACATGATGGAGATGTTCCGGTGGAATATCTATCTGTGTATTCCGATCGGAGCGTTCCTGATGACGGTCGCGGGTTTTCTGGTGATTCGGCGGATCGTCGATATTAAGATTTAG